The following nucleotide sequence is from Salvia splendens isolate huo1 chromosome 2, SspV2, whole genome shotgun sequence.
tctcctaacaggctagtcttttagGAAGAGGTCTCGTGTTGGTGCCGTATCATGTTGCCTCTATTTTAATTGATAATTGATAAGTCACGCTGTAACGAAGAACAAAAAGCTAGCTTAGTTGTCAAGACGACCAAACCGATAACAGAACAAACACAGTTGTCGTAACTTCCCTTCCTTTTCTTGCATTTCAATTCTTCTTCATTTCTCCCGAAATCTCTCTCTCAATCACAATTTAGTTGTTTCCATCTAGAAACAACTCATGACGAAGCCTGCTGATGCCGAAGAGACGCCGCCGCCCGCCGCCGATGTGGAGAGCCAGAGTGCGCCCGCGGCTGCTGGCGGCGGATTCTCCAACATCGTCCAGCGGTGGCggcgtgaaggtgttgtggagaggGGCTGTGTGGCTTTTCGAGCCTTCGGTTTACTCTTCTCCTTGCTCGCTTTCATTATCATGGCCACCAATCAACACGGCGACGGCAGAGAATTTTACAAATATGAAGAATACAGGTTAGTTATacaaaatttcaatttcaatttcaatttcaatttcaatttcatcttctctcTGTCTTGTTTGTTTGAATTTCTGTGGGTTTTTTTGGTAGGTATGTGTTGGCGATTGCAATTCTGTCTGCTTTATACACCGGATTTCAAACAGGGAGGCATATTCATGAAATTCACACAAACAAAGAGACCATTTCACGGAAGAATGCTTCAATCTTTGATTTTATTGGCGATCAGGTACTTTTTTTATTGGGATGCTAGACTTCATTATGATGATTTGTTGGATTTCATTTTGGAATGACAATTCATATGTGTCAATGAAATTGGTGTTTGAATTTAGTAGTATAGTCCTTTCTATGTAGTAGAGCACTAAAACCTAGATGATTAGTTGAAAATGCCGGTGTAGCGATTAGGGAATGGTCTCCAGATACATAATATGCAACGAATAGGAGAGGGGGGTGTAGTAAACTAGGAATGCTGTGAATGTTCTAGTGTCGAATAATGGTAGTAATAACATCAGATGAACGTTCGTGAAGGATGAGACAATCATTCAAGCTTCTTGATCTTTCTAGAATGTTTCTTCAAGACACTTGTCATATTTGTATGAGTATAGGCTTATTAGGTGAGGATCTTGTTGTAGCTAAACATATCGATTTGATTGTGAAAAATTGTCGAATTTGTAGATTGTGGCATACTTGTTGCTGTCTGCAGCTTCAGCAGCAGTACCTTTGACAAACAGCATGCGTCGAGGAGGAGATAACATATTCACAGATTCCTCAGCAGCGTCGATCAGTATGGAATTCTTCGCATTCTTTTCACTAGGTTTGTCGGCTCTCATCTCCGGATACAAGCTCTCTAATCAAACTTACATCTGATCAGCCTAAAATATTGATACAATTTCTTTGTATTTCTCTTATTTGATTGTATTGTTGATCATTTACtcatatggagtactatattttacttGTAAATTCATGTTTATGAAGAAAAGGAGTTGATTTCCTTTCACTTGGGTACATTACATAGTTTGAAATGTAAAGGTTCATTTTTTGTGAATTAATGAAATGAATTATACTCCACTATATTTGTGCTTTCTCTCGATTTCTTTTCAACCTAActatattttgtttagatattgcTACAACAGGAAGTggatattttattgaaaaaatgatatgaaaatagaaataaatgaagaaaattgaTCACTATAATGTATGTTCCTTATTCTAGTTTTCTTTTCTTGCACTAAACCTTATATGAGGCCACTGTTTCAAGTTTCAAtggcttaaaaaaataaagaaattttatCTAAATCCTATTACAAGATATTACATACACAGCACAAAGTGTGAGTAATGTTGTTGTACATCACTAACCATAGCTGAGAACTAACTGCGCCGTCGCCCTTCAGCTGAGGAAAGAATCGAAAAACGAGTCTTCTTTAGGTTCTTGCTTGGCTATGGACATGGAATTATCCGTATGCTGCTGCATCTGATTAGTGTAAGGCCCTGCAGAGTTCCCAAAACCCGAGAATCCATAGCTATTATCGTTGTTGTGCAGCATCTGCAGCGTGTAAGGGGTTTGGTTGTGGTTCGCCTGCAGCCTGGCGGGGTTGGGGTAATGCA
It contains:
- the LOC121785335 gene encoding CASP-like protein 4B1, with protein sequence MTKPADAEETPPPAADVESQSAPAAAGGGFSNIVQRWRREGVVERGCVAFRAFGLLFSLLAFIIMATNQHGDGREFYKYEEYRYVLAIAILSALYTGFQTGRHIHEIHTNKETISRKNASIFDFIGDQIVAYLLLSAASAAVPLTNSMRRGGDNIFTDSSAASISMEFFAFFSLGLSALISGYKLSNQTYI